One window of the Mycobacterium haemophilum DSM 44634 genome contains the following:
- a CDS encoding RidA family protein, with the protein MSVLSRLGQLGIELPQVAAPLASYAPAVRTGNLVYTSGQLPMEGGRLARTGKVGADVSPDEGKALARICALNALAAVDSLVGLDSVTRVVKVVGFVASAPGFNGQPSVVNGASDLFAEVFGDKGTHARSAVGVAELPLDAPVEVELIVEVG; encoded by the coding sequence GTGAGCGTATTGTCCCGGCTCGGGCAACTAGGTATCGAGCTTCCGCAAGTGGCGGCGCCGCTGGCCTCCTATGCTCCGGCGGTGCGCACCGGCAACTTGGTATACACCTCGGGCCAGCTGCCGATGGAGGGTGGACGGTTGGCGCGGACCGGCAAGGTCGGCGCCGATGTCAGCCCAGACGAGGGCAAGGCGCTCGCGCGGATCTGCGCGCTCAACGCGCTGGCGGCAGTGGATTCCTTGGTAGGTCTCGACTCGGTGACCCGGGTGGTCAAGGTCGTTGGGTTCGTCGCCTCCGCTCCGGGTTTTAACGGCCAGCCGAGCGTCGTCAACGGAGCCTCCGACTTGTTCGCCGAGGTGTTCGGCGACAAGGGTACGCATGCGCGTTCGGCAGTCGGCGTGGCAGAGCTACCGCTGGATGCACCAGTGGAAGTCGAGTTGATCGTGGAGGTCGGCTAG